From a region of the Danio aesculapii chromosome 4, fDanAes4.1, whole genome shotgun sequence genome:
- the LOC130222390 gene encoding zinc finger protein 300-like — protein sequence MAFIKEESEDVKIEETFRVKQEDLQEQTDLMVRKEETHQWNEVKEKPQEITTDEKLTQTKKTSSHRRPWKSKSRCKTYMRIPTGKFTCQECGKSFCHAGHFAAHMRVHTGERPYMCQQCGKSFYHAGNLAAHMRIHTGEKPYSCPQCGKSFNLNGTLEVHMRTHTGERSFTCTQCGKSFSQKQNLHTQERIVLDAVSVERALNIKEASALT from the exons atggcgtttattaaagaggagagtgaagatgtgaagattgaagaaacattcagagtcaaacaggaagatctgcaggaacaaacag accTGATGGTGCGGAAAGAAGAGACTCATCAATGGAACGAAGTGAAAGAGAAACCCCAAGAAATAACGACTGATGAAAAACTCACACAGACTAAAAAGACTTCATCACACAGAAGACCATGGAAATCTAAATCTAGGTGTAAAACCTACATGAGAATTCCCACTGGAAAGTTCACATGCCAagagtgtggaaaaagcttctgtCATGCAGGACACTTCGCAGcgcacatgagagttcacactggggAGAGGCCGTACatgtgccaacagtgtggaaaaagcttctatcATGCAGGAAACTTGGCagcgcacatgagaattcacactggggagaagccttactcttgccctcagtgtggaaagagttttaatcTAAATGGCACccttgaagtccacatgagaacacacactggagagagaagttttacttgcacacagtgtgggaaaagtttttctcaaaaacaaaaccttcacaCCCAGGAGAGGatcgttttagatgcagtgagtgtggaaagggctttaaacataaaagaagcctcAGCACTCACATGA